The Tenrec ecaudatus isolate mTenEca1 chromosome 7, mTenEca1.hap1, whole genome shotgun sequence genome window below encodes:
- the TPBG gene encoding trophoblast glycoprotein: protein MPGACSRGPAAGDGRLRLARLALVLLGWVSSASSTSSSTSSASSPVSAVSAQPSLPGQCPAPCECSEAARTVKCVNRNLTDVPADLPPYVRNLFLTGNQLATLPAGAFARRPPLAELATLNLSGSRLEEVRAGAFEHLPSLRQLDLSHNPLSHLSPFAFSASNASVSAASPLTELILNHIAPPVDLQNRSFEGMVAAALQAGQALRGLQRLELASNHFLYLPRAVLTQLPGLRHLDLRNNSLVSLTYVSFRNLTHLESLHLEDNALKVLHNGTLAELQALPHARVFLDNNPWVCDCHMTDMVAWLKETEAVQGKARLTCAFPEKMRDRVLLQLNSSDLDCDPILPPSLQTSYVFLGIVLALIGAIFLLVLYLNRKGIKKWMHNIRDACRDHMEGYHYRYEINADPRLTNLSSNSDV from the coding sequence ATGCCAGGGGCGTGCTCGCGGGGCCCCGCCGCCGGGGACGGGCGGCTGCGGCTCGCCAGGCTGGCGCTGGTTCTCCTGGGTTGGGTGTCGTCGGCCTCTTCCACGTCCTCTTCCACCTCCTCGGCCTCGTCCCCGGTCTCCGCGGTGTCCGCCCAGCCCTCGTTGCCCGGCCAGTGCCCCGCGCCCTGCGAGTGCTCGGAGGCGGCGCGCACGGTCAAGTGCGTTAACCGCAACCTGACCGACGTGCCTGCGGACCTGCCGCCGTACGTGCGCAACCTCTTCCTCACCGGCAACCAGCTGGCCACCCTCCCCGCCGGCGCCTTCGCTCGCCGACCGCCGCTGGCTGAACTGGCCACGCTCAACCTCAGCGGCAGCCGCCTGGAGGAGGTGCGTGCGGGCGCCTTCGAACATCTGCCCAGCCTGCGGCAGCTCGACCTCAGCCACAACCCGCTGTCCCACCTCAGCCCCTTCGCGTTCTCGGCCAGCAACGCCAGTGTCTCCGCCGCCAGCCCGCTCACGGAGCTCATCCTGAACCACATCGCGCCCCCGGTGGACCTCCAGAACCGGAGCTTCGAGGGCATGGTGGCGGCGGCCCTGCAGGCAGGCCAAGCGCTGCGCGGGCTCCAACGCCTGGAGCTGGCCAGCAACCACTTCCTCTACCTGCCCCGGGCCGTGCTGACCCAGCTGCCAGGCCTCAGGCACCTGGACCTGCGCAACAATTCGCTGGTGAGCTTGACCTACGTGTCCTTCCGCAACCTGACGCACTTAGAAAGCCTCCACCTGGAGGACAACGCCCTCAAGGTCCTTCACAATGGCACCCTCGCAGAGTTGCAGGCCCTGCCTCATGCCAGGGTCTTCCTGGACAACAATCCCTGGGTGTGTGACTGCCACATGACCGACATGGTGGCCTGGCTGAAGGAGACCGAGGCGGTGCAGGGTAAAGCCCGGCTCACCTGTGCCTTCCCGGAAAAAATGAGGGATCGGGTCCTTTTGCAACTCAACAGCTCCGACCTGGACTGCGACCCAATTCTCCCCCCATCCTTGCAGACGTCGTATGTCTTCCTGGGGATTGTTTTAGCCCTGATAGGAGCTATTTTCCTCCTGGTGTTGTATTTGAACCGCAAGGGGATCAAAAAGTGGATGCATAACATCAGGGACGCCTGCAGGGATCACATGGAAGGCTATCATTACAGATATGAAATCAACGCGGATCCCAGGCTAACAAACCTCAGCTCTAATTCCGATGTCTGA